The following nucleotide sequence is from Larus michahellis chromosome 17, bLarMic1.1, whole genome shotgun sequence.
ATGGACAGTCACTGGGAAACATGCTCCCACAAGGCAGGCGTTTACGAAAACTgctttggggagcagcaggaagCAACGGCTGTGTTTGCACTCACTGAGAAAACAGCTCCTGGTTGATGACTATCATGCTTTATCTGCTCCCCTTCTGGAGGCAGCAGCTTCAACGGCTGCAATCAAAAGCCCTGGGAACTGTAAAATGCTTGCTGCTTGCCTTATTGCCCTTTGCTTTGTATTCCAAAGCTTAGCAGTTGTGCGTCTATCTAATGCAAAATCAGCCCTGTTGCTTATTCCCTACAAGAGATGAAAAATTATTGTGCAGGGCAAACATCCGCATTTCCTCAAACATATCATGAAAAGTACAGCTGTAAATGCAGCTCTGTTTATCTGACATAATATAATCCAGAATCAAAGAAAACGGCAGATAACTGAACACCCTTTTGTATATTTATGATGCAGTGTGATTTAGCTGCATCTTTTGTTTGAACATGATCTTTTCTCCAAAATCAGTAAGCCTTTGTTGTGCAAGGGGAGGTCTATGGAGGAGATCTGTGCTGCTAAGGAAAGGTCGTTGCTCATCAGAGGTGAGCTGCTGGGCTGCTTACTGAGGCAGCAACAATTTCATGACAGCCAGGCCCTGCACACATCAAATGATAGGAAACTAGTGTGTACTGTGATGAAAACCGCACGATTTCGACTTCTGAATTCCCATCAGCTGCAGGGCAGAAGGGCTTTCTCCTGGGCTTTAGGAAgggtctgacttttttttctttggcttgtcCACTATGTAGGCATGAACAAGCAGTTACCCTCTGCATGATAAAAGGATTACCCTCTTTTCTCAAGTGGGGAAACTGGTAGGTATGCAGATGAAGCACTATGCCCAGCAGCACTCAGAGGCCAGGGATAGATCATTCAGCAATCTTGCTGTCAGCAAACCAGTGAGGTGCCCTGCCCAGACTAACCTttgcttttattgatttttattacttCAGCTGCTGTACTACAGATTTGGCCCAGAAAGAAGACATGCTGAAGCCAAAGCAAGGTCAAAGGGCACCATAGGTCCCCATTGCAGGACCAGTTCATTATATTGACCCAGATCCTTTACATTTAGTCCCCCCAATGCAGCCTTGTAGCTGAGCAATGCTCCTGGGTTACCAAGGCAGTGAAACAACACAGCCGGTATCTCTGCCTGGTCACGTGCGAGGCAGGTTGAGACCGGGCTTATCAACAGCTGAATATGCTATGGGCTCAAGTGATGCTAAACAGACACACTGATGTGTTGCAGGAGATCCAGCTACCCCAGTCCCACAGCACTAAAAGGAAATAATGCAGGGAGGAAATGAACTAATGGGCTTCAATTAAGCCAAGCCATTCATCGCCTAATAAGGAGCCAGGAGACAAGTGAAATGTAGGTCTCTACAAGCATGTGGGTGCCTGCTATGATGAAGGCcaaagatgggctgctgcagGCTCTTGCAATTGACTTAAGGCAGGTAAAGCCCTTGCAGCGAATGTCAGCTCGGTGGCCATCCATCATAGGTGTTTGCAAGAGGACCTGCTGCCTATGGCACACAGTTGGATAGTTTCAGTGGCTGTTAGCCAGACAGGATCAAAGATGAACTTAGGTGCACTAGTAATTTGAAatgctgggctggcagctgtgcccaggacCTTCCTGTCTCCCCAGCAAAGCATCCCAGCTTTCATCACTGCAGCCCTTTGATCTGTAGGCAGCATCTGCACTGCCTGTACCTCCTAACTCAACTTTTTCCTCAAACACAGCATTAGGGATGCCTGATGATAGTACTAGACTACTTCCCAGTGGGGTGTTGAGACTGGGGTCTAAACACTAGTGCAGAGGCCTGCACCATTACTTTCAAAGAGATTCCTCCCCAGTGAATGCAGACACAAACTGGTTGCAGGGTACAaaagccatgggcagggagaggaggtggtggggaaaaCCCCTGAAGCAGGAGAAGGTATTACCAAAGTGAGATGGATGCTGAGAGAGGGGTGTCTGCTAAGACCAGATTTGCATGTGGAGGCTGTAGCTTCGCAGGGCAGTGCGCATTAGCGGCTATGATCTTCACTGAGGTCTGCAGCCAGAAATGGCCCAGCTGGAGACAGGTGCAAGCCCCAGCCCTGACCCTGCAATGTGAACACTCTCATCTGCCCACAAGCCAAAGGACTCCTTCCTAACACCTCCTATCACTCCTGCAGCCCATGTGACTTGCATGGGCTCAGAGCTCATTTTCATGAtggagcagggagcagctgcaAACCTCCCTCAGCAGTAAAAGGAAGTCCTAGCACTGGCAAATTTAATTCAAATCTAAACCTCTAAATTTGGTTGCTTGCTATGGCAGGAACCTCTTGTTTGCGCTATGCAAACTGAAAATAGCATGCCACCATCACTGGCCAGGGTGACAGCACAGCTGAAGTAAATGCAGCCATGGGCACTGTATTTCTGCTCTATAGTTTTGGAGGTCCAGAGACAGAACTCAATGAAACTCCATGTATGAGGTCTGCTCAGAACAGATGCCTTTGCCCAGTGCTTTGTAAGGAATTTCCCGCCATGAGCACCAGGTTCACTCAGGGCTAATTTTCCTTTATCTAGGGACCAAGAAAGATTACTATTATCAGTATTGCTGTAGCACCCAAAGAGGGGATAGAAATAACTGCCTTCTACACACAGCCTGCTCATTCTGCTAGGAAGAGCCAGCTAAAGCGGCTCCATGGCAGGTAGACACAGCACAGGAGGGCTGGGCTAGAACACGGACAGCGCAGAATCTGCCTGTTTTCACCAGCCAAGGGCTTAGATACCAACTTGTTAAGACCTGTTTTGTGCCAACATCAAAATAACTGCTCAGCATTATGCCTGCATTAAGGGACCCTGCAGTAAATGAGAAAGGAGCCAGTTATCTTGATATTTCTACTGTTATCAGCTCTACACAAGACCTTCAAAATCTCTTAGCCTACATCTGCTAATACTTCAGAGGCCCCAGGCTTGAAATCTTGTAGTTAAGCTCTTCATACTGACAGCACCAAGGCTCAAATTGTGCATCTGAATTATGCCAACACCTTCCCAAACTACATGCTTAGAGAACTGCCttgctttgaaaaaacattttttaacataTCTTTATCTTTTgcagggcagcaccagcacaCCACAGTCACCATATGTCCAAATGCCAGGTGAGGTTTTCATCCACTGATAAATACCTTTGATAAATACCAGTTGACACTGCTCCTGTCTCTCCTCCACCAAAGGACATTAAGTGAGCAAAGGAGCACTGGAGCAGGGCCACCCCTCAGAGAGACCCCAGGAGGAAAGTAATCAAAAGAGTCAAAATAGGAGCAATGAGAATAAAAGAAAGGCCCCTGTAATCTTCCATGAAATTcctaaagaaaggaaagagaggaaatgaaagcaGTTCCCACCTCTCTTGATAGAGGTGCCATGCAGaaccccttcttttccctctgcgTCTTCTAGTTTTCCCTGGAGCTGGAGAGAGAAGGTACAAAACCAGGAGCTGACCTGTTTTGTCCCTTGAGCTcttgggcagggaaaggggactGAGGCTGCAACAGAGGCTGGTGGTTTTGCAACTGTAAGCCCATCCTCCTCCCcaagggctgcagcagagcaaggaagaAGCAAAGGCTGGCAAAACTAACCTCACTCCTCCTGGCCTCACACTTGAAGCTTCCCAAAGCACATTGGGTTTGCTGCAGATGGAGGTCATCAACTGGATCAGGGCAGCCCAAGGTGCTAAAAGCACTCAGGCTAACACACCTGTTTCAAGACAGGATTGACTCCTGCCCTGGGTGATGACAAAGAGAAATGGGCTCTACTTTGCACCTGCAGAGCTGTCCATGGCTCCCCAGGTGCTGCTATTATGGTTTCCCTTTAgccaaccctttttttttctgactaccACAGGCTCATCTACCGTGGCTGGTTACTACGGCGTCAGGAGATCCTTCACAACTGAGTTGGATTTCCACAACACAAAGCAGTTTGTCAGTGACATCTACCCATCTCCTCTAGGGTCCAAGCCCTTCTCGTGCGATTCCTCTGCTGCTCAGGGCTACCCGGCACTTCTGGACCCATATCTCACTGACCAACATGGGGATTACCGTGCTACTCCCCTTACAGCTGGTACCAGCTCCTTCTTCAGCCCTTCTTCTGTGCCCCCTCTCCTGCCATCTTTCCCTAATGACACAGCGCACTTCCTACTAGTGAGTGAGTCTACCGTTCTCAGCCACCCAATGAAAGATTACCCAATTTAAAGCTGGGGTTAAGACAGGGGGACTCATGTGGGAAGGATGTGGCTGTCACAGGAGACAGCCACAGCAGAGCACACAGCAGATGGGGCAGGGCTGAGAGGGAAtggtttttctctttgttcctgTCCTCTGTTTAATTGTCCCCTCTTCCTGTTGGAGACAACCTCCTAAATTAAcaaccttccctgctcccccaaAAAACTACTCCATTAAGGTCCTTAAATTTCTAGAAATATCCTTTGTCAGCTCCAAGCTgttgcctgtccccatccctgctgctggctccattcacaccccccctcccagggTAGAGCTCCTGGGCCATGCAGGGTCACGGCTGATCAGTCCCATGGGAACCTATTCCAGGCCTTCCCCACTATTGACAGCATGGATGTTTCCTTTCAATGGTTTTAGCACCAAATACTGCTCCAGAGCAACAGAAACCCTTGTGAGTGTTCCCAGCTAGGATCTGGAGATAGCTTGGCTTGGTGAAGCCAAGCTAGATAGGCCATTACCTCCAGGACAAACTTTTATTCTTAAGGGtctttcctgccttctctccccACTTCCACGCAGAGAGAGCCCTGGGAGCAGACCTCACCTGACAGTCTCGGCCCGTTGGATGGCGCGTGCTCAGACCCTCTGCAAGCACTGCCTGCCAGCGCCAGCTGCCTCTCTGCACATGAGTCCGGAGGCATTTCCCCATACCGAAGCACAGGTTGGACCCCAGCCATCCCCGGAGCCCAGCCTCTGCATCCTCTTGAAGATGTCCACTACTCCCCCAGCTACGCTGCCACCTCATCTTACTCCTCACCATTCATGACTGTGGCAAATGAGCTTACCTCCAGAATGAGCCAGCTCTCACCAGAGCAGTCCTTGGAGACGCCACCCCTTCATGATAACTCTGCCTGGGCAAAAGAGGATGGAAGTCCCATCTGGGGGACTTACGAAGGGCGGAGAACTTACTGATGAGAGATAAGaactagaggaaaagaaaaatggaccATTATTGAAGTAAATTAATTACTTGTATGCTTTTTTCCTGAAGTTGGTCCTTCAAACAGAGGATGCTAATAACATGCAATGCTTTATGCTCTGTTTAGAAATACAATCACTTGGAAATAACACATGAAGCTTACAGTGGTGCCTTCTAGTGCCTTATGAAAGTTATTGCTCACAGTCCCTCTGTGCTACAAGTGAAATAGCTTGAAAAATATCTGCACTCTATGGGCCTTTTCTACAAACAAGGATCTCAGGTACTTCTTTTCAGATGCTGAGAAAACAGGTTGCTCTAAACCTTAAACTACCTCTACAGAGCACGTTACCAGAAGAGATTTGGGAAGGCTGGGAAGcaagggaggagctgggggaagccCTCCTTAACAGCACAGAGTCTGTATAATGGTATCTGTTACCTAGCAGCATAAATGTACGTGCCTAACGCTAACATGCTGTGAACATGGCATTGTCTTGGACAACAGTTATGGCCAGAGTACCCAGAGGCACCCTCCTGGGGCTGGAACTGGGAACAAGGCTGATTTGAAGTCCCAGTGCCTGGCCGGGCCCCATGGCCGCTAGAGGTAGctctgcacacacaaacacacacacacaggagtCCTGTGCAGCCCGCACAGATGCGGCCAGTCCCGCCTGCTGCCTCCATACCCGGCGGAGGCTGCCCCCTTTGTGCCATCCTGTCCCCCAGCCTGGCACCcacagaagcagcaagaaaagccTCACTGAGGAAGAACAGTAGCTTTCCAGGCCCTGAGAGTGTGTAGTGACGGGATGCTTTCAGGCCCTCTCCTagctttttctcttcaaatcCTGGGGCTGATGGGGCATTTGGAGCCTTCTCAGCACCCTCCAGGGATCATACATGGCACCAGGGTCACAGGATCGGGACCAGTGCATTGTTTCATGCCATGGATCCTGCAGGCACCTCTCTGCGGGGGCATGTGGACTGGGGACACAGCACTGAACTGAGAAACAGGCAGCAATACGGGGCCCCTGTAAGCAACACCGCAGAGAGCTGCCAAGCAGACCACGCCAGTCGTTCtacacaaagccttttcttttacAGGTGTATCACCTAGCACTATCCCTGACACTCCTAATCCTGTAGCCCAGGATTGTCCCTGCACCTCAGTGTGCACACAGCAGCCATACAAGCCCCTTGCTCAGCCCGCACCTGGCAGACACCACCTCCCTAGCTGTTTAGGCACCCGCAAACCATCCAGGGTATGTTCTGGCATCAAAGGATGGAACGAATGCTCCCAGGGATCTTGGCAGCTGCCCCAAAAGTGAAGGCTCTGCACGGGCTGCACCTGGACAGACTTCTCCCCCCGACCCCTCGCAGCTGAGAAGCAGCTGTGAGAGCCAGAGCACCAGCAGTGCTGCTGCAACATGCCTGGCAGAGCTCAGTTATGTCTTCAGGGGCTCACTGCAGCCCCTGCTTCTACACCACTGGGGTCTGTAGCCGGACCCCCGAGCTCTGGTCCTGGCAGGGCTTGGGTCCCTCTCGATGCTTCCTGACTCCCCAGCCTTGTTCAGACCTGCTCTGAAAAGCAAACTCCAGCGGCCCTCTGTGCCTCAAATCTCACCTCCACCCACCCACGGGCTGGGCCCTTCTTTTTGCTAGTTGAGCCCCGGAAAGAGAGGGAAAGCTCAGCCCAGGGAAAGAGCCAGCAGCTAGGGCTCTTCTGCACACGTGCTAAGCGTGGGGTGAGGTGAGCCTGGCTGCCTCCCCGTTTGGTCCGTGGGTGCCACAGGCAGGTGTGGAGCATCCCAGAGTGGCACCTGCTCAGCCAGAGGGGCTCCCCCGACCACGGGCCAGGCCAAGGCAAGGAGCCCCAGAGCCTCTTGAGGTGTATGCAGGTCTCCTTGTCCTGCACCCAGCCCCTGTGCCCCCAAATCTGAGCCTGCATGAGCCTGCAGCCTTATTCCACACCACAACTGAACATCACCAGGTTGAACTGCTGTCTGTAGCTGCAGTTTGGCAAAGTGGCAAAGCAGTCACCATCAGCTATCTCAGCTGTACCTTCTTCAAGGACCTTGCATGGACAGGGATACCAGGCTCAGTCTGGCTGCATTCCCACCAGGctctgaggcagcagcagggacagaaagTTTTTTAGCTGTCTTGTAAGCGTTTGACGCACTCTGGCATTTGGATCTTAACCAAGGCAGGGCCTCTGTCAGCCTGGAAATGCTCTGAAGCCCCGGACATGCAGGAACACCCCAAACACGGGTGCTTCGTGTTTCCTTAAGGTGTGCAGCTCCGACACGACTGGAGCTGAGCAGCCTGCACGCTCTGCTCCGTGGTCTCTGGTTACAGAGGTAAACATTACCGCAGCTCCCGGGAGTGCCGGCTCCCCCGCACAGCGCCCGCGGCCTCACTGGGCTCTACCCACCCACCACCGATGCTTCATCGGAAAGGAACCCACAGTAACACGAGGGCTTCAGTTCCCAAACTGCTAAGCCTGGGCATGTCTGTGTACTCCCCTGCGACCCTCCCCCTTCTGCAACTCCCCCAGCCCAGCATGCTCCATTTTGCTGCATCTGGGCTCCTCTCCAGAGGGGCCTGCGAGGAgcatccctgcagagctgccccaAGCAAGGCTTGGCCTTACCAGGAGCTGCAGAGGCACATTTCAGAGCAAGGAATGGCATCGCCGCTGCGACCACTCCCCACAGAAATCAAGTGTATTTGTTCaacttaaaggaaaagaaaagattcagCTGCAACAATAGCCAAACAGAACTGCTAGTAGATTATTAACAGCCTGGCCTGCTTTCTGCCTCAGTCAGTTGTTCCTAGGGTATGGCAGAGACTGCGGTGCCCAGGGAAAATTTGTAACgcaacctaaaaaaaccccagctacgTCAGTATTGTATAGTGATGGAGAGTTATCCAAAAACTGTGTCATCCTATCACACACTGAAACCCCACCACCTGCGGCGCACGGGGCAGGCCAGGTCTGAAGCATATAGGAAGAGAGAGGCCAGTTTGTGCAGCAAGAGCAAATAGTCTGAGTTAGGGGAAAGCGCAAATAAACTCCAATATAAGGCCAGCAtctgggcagagggaagggagtgTTGTGGAAAGAAGTGGGGTTCGGGTAGCTTCAGTGACCTGGGTGCCCAGGGCAGCCTCGTCGTTACGCCACACCCGCCCACTGCCATTTTGGCTCAAAAAACTTAGTATTTAGCTTTATAATGTGAAAAATAGTGCAAAAAGTAGCTCAGTCCCTTGCAGAGTCCTCTCTGCAGGTAGCAAATGAAatatgagagggctggagcccagcCTGTGTGTTTGAGGGGAAAATACCGAGCTGGTTTTGAGGCATCTGCTTCGTTCAGGGAAAGATGGATAAAACCCTGCAAATGTCCCAAAAGCAAAGGGTGGGAAGGGTGGCCCTGCCAAATCTTATTCCCCTAGACCCTCTGCTAGATGGGGATGTGCTCAGTTTCACAAAAAGATAGCCCATTTTGTGGAGCCTTTGAATATTCAAATTGAAAGTATCGCGCAATCATTGATTGTCAAATCATTGGTTTCTAGAGGTTTTAAATACTTGGCATTAGGAGAGAAAAACTCAAACATATACCCGTAGGGATAAAACAATAATATTGTCAGGATCCACCTGGCATTGCCACCAGGCAAGCAGGTCCCTTCGCCCCCAAATTTTAAGCCTGTCGCCTCTCGCCCCCTTCACCTGCTCTGGGGCCAGGGCTACTGCTGCCGCTGCACCGGGTGCCCGGTGAGGTGCTGCCCGCTGCTGCTCAGGATGTCCGGTAAGCCCCGCCGCGCCTCCCACCCTTCTTCCCCTCGCCACCCCAATTTGGGGCAGTTTCGGGGTTCGTCGGGGTCATTTCGCGAGCCAGGTAACCTCGCCTCCCAAGCGAGGAGGAaccggggagggcagggaggagggaaggaggagacagggaagggaacTAAGGGAAGGGCTCCTGCCCGCCAAGTGCCAGCCCCGGCCGGCCGCGGgggcgccgccgcgggggcgccggcggggccggggcgcagcGGAGCGCAGCGGGAGCGGGCAGGGCCGGCCCGGGGCCGACggccggcggggggagccggggtgcCGCAGAGCCGGCTCGGCCCGCCCCGGAGCCGCTCGCCCTCCGGCGGCCatccccgcggctcccggcgggaGCGCTGCCGGTCCCGAGCCCCTGCGGCGGGGTGGGAGATGCGCTTCCGCCCCCCAGCCTTGTTCCCCACCTCTTCGTGCGCTCCCCGCACAGTCTGCCCTCGCCACGCTGCTCTCGCCTTGCCCTGACCGCCCCGCTTCGtgacccccagcctgcccccgTCACCCTGCTCCTGACCCCCTGCCTGCTCTTGTCACCCTGCTactgacccccagccccagacgCATCACTCCGCCCCTTCCGCCCACAGCCCGGCCAGTTCAGGAGAGCTGGCCGCCGGTAGCCCTGCTCTCGATGCTTCAACTACACCCAGACCACGCTGGGGTCTCGCGGTGCTAGAAAAGCAGGATCCTGGGGGCACGATGCCCTGCCATGGGAGTCGGGAGTGTTGGCTGCCTGACAGCCAGCCCCTGGGTTATAGATGTGTCCATACCTCCCCTGCTAGTTTGTCTTTAAGTTGCTTATAGTATAGCCCCTAGCCCTGCCCAGCTACCTGGGCAGACCAGAGCTAAGAGGCTGTATGCAGCACGAACCCAAACTTGCAGAAGGGGCTGCTAGCTCAGGGCCCTCCCTGGCTATAGGGAGGCCTGGTAACAAGGTGTTTCTTTAAATTGAACCCTTCCCTCCCCATATTTTCCCCATCTTCAGTTTGTTgaatagaaaca
It contains:
- the POU2AF2 gene encoding POU domain class 2-associating factor 2, whose amino-acid sequence is MGERQAERGEAGARPHSPSARPAGGRRNPTDRARPIAAAPAGPPTNHRARRRPRLCSGGAGPPGSGAGAQRFPYRWGPTGRRPGQPSPTPAGITRVRSGEIPIPGSRCFTLSLNSSNARFIPSVPTDFGKRVYQGVRVKHTVKDLLAEKRSRQSSGSRFSGSTSTPQSPYVQMPGSSTVAGYYGVRRSFTTELDFHNTKQFVSDIYPSPLGSKPFSCDSSAAQGYPALLDPYLTDQHGDYRATPLTAGTSSFFSPSSVPPLLPSFPNDTAHFLLREPWEQTSPDSLGPLDGACSDPLQALPASASCLSAHESGGISPYRSTGWTPAIPGAQPLHPLEDVHYSPSYAATSSYSSPFMTVANELTSRMSQLSPEQSLETPPLHDNSAWAKEDGSPIWGTYEGRRTY